Proteins from a single region of Amycolatopsis sp. CA-230715:
- a CDS encoding VWA domain-containing protein, whose amino-acid sequence MSLSGFASPWWFLLLIVVAGVAAEYVYVQRRRRKNVVRFTNLELLEKVAPRRQGRWRHAPAAVLGAALIVFTIALAGPTAEQKVPRNRAVVALVIDSSQSMKATDVKPSRIETAKVAAKSFVRELNPGANLGIISFAGSAIPLVSPTTDRAAALRSIDGLRLADSTATGDAIFSALQMIKNFGEVVSGPDGPPPARIVLMSDGKQTVPTDDPDDSRGGFTAAKQAKKANVPISTISFGTEHGTVDINGSTTPVPVDDDSLREIAGQANGNFYKAANADELKKVYDTIGEQIGYETRVADASRPWLIAGTVLFVIGLAGAVGLNQRIP is encoded by the coding sequence GTGAGCCTTTCCGGGTTCGCGTCCCCGTGGTGGTTCCTGCTGCTGATCGTGGTCGCCGGGGTCGCCGCCGAATACGTGTACGTGCAACGGCGCCGCCGCAAGAACGTCGTCCGGTTCACGAACCTGGAGCTGCTGGAAAAGGTCGCGCCGCGGCGGCAAGGGCGCTGGCGGCACGCGCCGGCGGCGGTGCTCGGCGCGGCGCTGATCGTGTTCACGATCGCGCTCGCCGGTCCGACCGCCGAGCAGAAGGTGCCGCGCAACCGCGCCGTGGTGGCACTCGTGATCGACTCGTCGCAGTCGATGAAGGCGACCGACGTGAAGCCGAGCCGCATCGAAACGGCCAAGGTCGCCGCGAAGTCCTTCGTGCGGGAGCTCAACCCCGGCGCCAATCTCGGGATCATCTCGTTCGCCGGTTCGGCGATCCCGCTGGTGTCCCCGACCACCGATCGCGCGGCGGCGCTGCGGTCGATCGACGGGCTGCGGCTGGCCGATTCCACGGCGACCGGCGACGCGATCTTCTCCGCGCTGCAGATGATCAAGAACTTCGGCGAGGTCGTGTCGGGACCGGACGGGCCGCCGCCGGCGCGGATCGTGCTGATGTCGGACGGGAAGCAGACCGTGCCCACCGACGACCCCGACGACAGCCGCGGCGGGTTCACCGCGGCGAAGCAGGCCAAGAAGGCCAACGTCCCGATCTCCACGATCTCCTTCGGCACCGAGCACGGCACGGTCGACATCAACGGCAGCACCACCCCGGTCCCGGTGGACGACGACTCCCTGCGCGAGATCGCGGGCCAGGCGAACGGCAACTTCTACAAGGCGGCCAACGCGGACGAGCTCAAGAAGGTCTACGACACGATCGGCGAGCAGATCGGCTACGAGACCCGCGTCGCGGACGCGAGCAGGCCGTGGCTGATCGCGGGCACGGTGCTCTTCGTGATCGGGCTCGCCGGTGCGGTCGGGCTGAACCAGCGCATCCCGTGA
- a CDS encoding enoyl-CoA hydratase, whose protein sequence is MTDRIRSERADGVAVLTIEAPDTRNALTLDLSDQLSAAVAEAERDEAVHALVVTGAPPAFCAGADLAHLGDAKETGLRRVYEGFLAVANCELPTIAAVGGAAVGAGLNLALAADVRIAGPRAKFVARFLELGLHPGGGMTWMLQRAVGAQRAAAMTLFGEVLDAEAAASAGLVLRTVDGDHDALLGTALAFARPAVEAPRELVLATKRSMRRTRTDIAHAEAVDVELAPQLESVDSPAFAARLAAMRARIHRK, encoded by the coding sequence ATGACCGATCGGATCCGCAGCGAGCGCGCCGACGGCGTCGCGGTGCTGACCATCGAAGCGCCGGACACCCGCAACGCGCTCACCCTCGACCTGTCCGACCAGCTCAGCGCCGCCGTCGCCGAGGCGGAGCGCGACGAGGCCGTGCACGCGCTCGTCGTGACCGGCGCGCCGCCCGCGTTCTGCGCGGGCGCCGATCTCGCCCATCTCGGCGACGCGAAGGAAACCGGGCTGCGCCGCGTGTACGAAGGGTTCCTCGCGGTGGCGAACTGCGAGCTGCCGACGATCGCCGCGGTGGGCGGCGCGGCGGTCGGCGCTGGGCTGAACCTCGCGCTCGCCGCCGACGTCAGGATCGCCGGGCCGCGGGCGAAGTTCGTGGCCCGGTTCCTCGAACTCGGCCTGCACCCCGGCGGCGGGATGACGTGGATGCTGCAGCGCGCGGTCGGCGCGCAGCGGGCCGCCGCGATGACCCTGTTCGGCGAGGTGCTCGACGCCGAAGCCGCCGCGAGCGCGGGGCTGGTGCTGCGCACAGTGGACGGCGATCACGACGCGCTCCTCGGCACCGCGCTGGCGTTCGCGCGACCGGCGGTCGAGGCGCCGAGGGAACTGGTGCTCGCGACGAAGCGGTCGATGCGCAGGACCCGCACGGACATCGCGCACGCCGAGGCCGTGGACGTCGAACTGGCGCCGCAGCTCGAGTCGGTCGACTCCCCGGCCTTCGCCGCGCGCCTCGCCGCGATGCGCGCGCGGATACACAGGAAATAA
- a CDS encoding glycosyltransferase has protein sequence MTAPRPICAVVVTHNSAAVIEDCLLSVQAAFAGLEDTSITLVDNGSTDDTLEIAATSGVRAAVLTQPNLGYAAGVNAGIAAAPESDILVLNPDIRLDPAAVRALRAAVTAPGTGIAVPELLDGRGKPQPSLRRRPTTRRAIGEALLGGTRAGRFPSLGELVVDRAAYERPGTADWATGACWLVSRECVDAVGRLDERYFLYSEETEYLLRAGDHGFAVRYDPRAVAVHLGGEQSTSDYLWALATTNRIRLRRERDGRVAATSMWLAVLGNELLRAAVRRGSAGTKHRRAVRELLRMPEWPEGPEDAGAPAYVCFAAQDWWYHNRAHSDFQLMRSIARRRKVLVVNSIGMRMPTPGKSTRTGARILRKLRSVAKFVRKPLPGFYVMSPLPLPFYGSPLLRKVNAVLVRAQVRAVCAALRIHRPAYVVTIPTAWDVVRPMPRRALVFNRSDRHSEFPEADRGAIEALEHGLLENADLVTYVSHALLDEERPRTGERAHFLDHGVDLEHFRPRARHQWPADLAEIQGPRIGFFGALDDFVVDFDLLERIAAELPDCSLVLIGDATHDMSRFDKYPNVHRLGFRPHETIPAYGSGFDVAIMPWLGNDWIRHANPIKLKEYLALGLPVVSTDFAELAGYTDRVRVAHDHAEFLDAIRTSIAEGAPKPAGELRASVRAFSWHSRADELTALVEGARATPEDRP, from the coding sequence ATGACCGCACCGAGGCCGATCTGCGCCGTCGTCGTCACCCACAACAGCGCCGCGGTGATCGAGGACTGCCTGCTCTCCGTCCAAGCCGCCTTCGCCGGGCTCGAAGACACCAGCATCACCTTGGTGGACAACGGTTCCACCGACGACACACTCGAAATCGCCGCCACCAGCGGGGTGCGCGCCGCGGTGCTCACCCAGCCGAACCTCGGCTACGCGGCGGGCGTCAACGCGGGGATCGCCGCGGCACCGGAAAGCGACATCCTCGTCCTCAACCCCGACATCCGGCTCGACCCCGCCGCGGTCCGCGCGCTGCGCGCCGCGGTGACCGCGCCCGGCACCGGGATCGCGGTACCCGAACTGCTCGACGGGCGGGGAAAACCGCAACCGTCGCTGCGCCGCAGGCCGACGACCCGGCGCGCGATCGGGGAAGCGCTCCTCGGCGGCACTCGCGCGGGCCGGTTCCCCTCGCTCGGGGAACTCGTCGTCGACCGCGCCGCCTACGAGCGGCCGGGCACCGCGGACTGGGCGACCGGCGCCTGCTGGCTCGTGTCCCGCGAATGCGTCGACGCCGTGGGCAGGCTCGACGAACGGTACTTCCTCTATTCGGAGGAAACCGAGTACCTGCTCCGCGCGGGCGACCACGGGTTCGCGGTGCGCTACGACCCGAGGGCGGTCGCCGTGCACCTCGGCGGCGAACAGTCCACATCGGACTACCTGTGGGCGCTGGCCACCACCAACCGGATCCGGCTGCGCCGCGAGCGCGACGGCCGGGTCGCGGCCACGTCCATGTGGCTCGCCGTGCTGGGCAACGAACTGCTGCGCGCGGCCGTGCGCAGGGGAAGCGCGGGCACCAAGCACCGCAGGGCCGTCCGCGAACTGCTGCGCATGCCCGAGTGGCCGGAAGGCCCCGAAGACGCGGGCGCGCCCGCGTACGTGTGCTTCGCCGCGCAGGACTGGTGGTACCACAACCGCGCGCATTCGGACTTCCAGCTGATGCGCTCGATCGCGCGGCGACGGAAGGTCCTCGTGGTCAACAGCATCGGCATGCGGATGCCGACGCCGGGCAAGAGCACCCGCACCGGTGCGCGGATCCTGCGGAAGCTGCGCAGCGTCGCCAAGTTCGTGCGCAAACCGCTGCCGGGGTTCTACGTGATGTCGCCGCTGCCGCTGCCGTTCTACGGCTCGCCCCTGCTGCGCAAGGTCAACGCGGTGCTGGTGCGGGCGCAGGTGCGCGCGGTGTGCGCGGCACTGCGGATCCACCGGCCCGCCTACGTCGTCACGATCCCGACCGCGTGGGACGTGGTGCGCCCGATGCCGCGGCGGGCGCTGGTGTTCAACCGCTCCGACCGGCATTCCGAATTCCCCGAGGCGGACCGCGGCGCGATCGAGGCGCTCGAACACGGGCTGCTGGAGAACGCGGACCTGGTCACCTACGTCAGCCACGCGCTGCTCGACGAGGAGCGCCCGCGCACCGGCGAGCGCGCGCACTTCCTCGACCACGGCGTCGATCTCGAACACTTCCGGCCGCGAGCGCGGCACCAGTGGCCTGCCGACCTGGCCGAGATCCAGGGCCCGCGCATCGGGTTCTTCGGCGCGCTCGACGATTTCGTGGTCGACTTCGACCTGCTCGAACGGATCGCCGCCGAACTGCCGGACTGCTCGCTGGTGCTGATCGGCGACGCGACCCACGACATGTCCCGGTTCGACAAGTACCCCAACGTGCACCGGCTCGGCTTCCGTCCACATGAGACGATCCCCGCCTACGGCTCCGGGTTCGACGTGGCGATCATGCCGTGGCTCGGCAACGACTGGATCCGGCACGCCAACCCGATCAAGCTCAAGGAGTACCTCGCGCTCGGGCTGCCCGTGGTGAGCACGGACTTCGCCGAGCTGGCCGGCTACACCGACCGCGTCCGGGTGGCGCACGACCACGCGGAGTTCCTCGACGCGATCAGGACGAGCATCGCCGAAGGCGCCCCGAAACCGGCGGGGGAACTGCGGGCTTCGGTGCGCGCGTTCTCGTGGCATTCGCGGGCGGACGAACTCACCGCACTCGTCGAAGGCGCACGGGCAACCCCTGAAGACCGTCCGTGA
- the ddaH gene encoding dimethylargininase, with the protein MTVEGMLEVTRVPTTRRYLMCPPRFFAVDYVINPWMDPSQPVDTDLAMAQWTELRDTYRRLGHTVEEIAAEPGLPDMVFAANSGTVIDGRVLGSRFRAPQRAAEAEHFRRWFVEHGYRDLTMPTKINEAEGDFAWTGKLLLAGTGFRTDPAAHAEAQEVLGVPVVSLRLTDPRYYHLDTALFVLAEATDTAPAQIAYYPEAFSAGSRRVLSRLFPDAVLADEADASCFGLNAVSDGRNVVLPLEAVSLADRLAARGYEPVLLDISELRKAGGGPKCCTLEIRK; encoded by the coding sequence ATGACGGTTGAGGGGATGCTCGAAGTGACGCGGGTTCCGACCACCCGCCGCTACCTGATGTGCCCGCCGCGGTTCTTCGCGGTCGACTACGTGATCAACCCCTGGATGGACCCGAGCCAGCCGGTCGACACCGACCTCGCGATGGCGCAGTGGACCGAGCTCAGGGACACCTACCGGCGCCTCGGCCACACCGTGGAGGAGATCGCCGCGGAGCCCGGCCTTCCCGACATGGTGTTCGCCGCCAACTCCGGCACCGTGATCGACGGCCGCGTGCTGGGCTCGCGGTTCCGCGCGCCGCAGCGCGCCGCCGAGGCGGAGCACTTCCGCCGGTGGTTCGTGGAGCACGGCTACCGCGACCTGACCATGCCCACCAAGATCAACGAGGCCGAGGGCGACTTCGCCTGGACGGGCAAGCTGCTGCTCGCGGGCACCGGTTTCCGCACCGACCCCGCCGCGCACGCCGAAGCGCAGGAGGTGCTCGGCGTCCCGGTGGTTTCGCTGCGGCTGACCGATCCGCGCTACTACCACCTCGACACCGCGCTGTTCGTGCTCGCCGAGGCGACCGATACCGCGCCCGCGCAGATCGCGTACTACCCGGAGGCCTTCTCCGCGGGATCTCGCCGGGTGCTTTCGCGGCTCTTCCCGGACGCGGTGCTCGCCGACGAAGCGGACGCGTCGTGCTTCGGGCTCAACGCCGTTTCCGACGGGCGCAACGTGGTGCTGCCGCTCGAAGCGGTGTCGCTCGCGGACCGGCTCGCCGCGCGGGGGTACGAGCCCGTGCTGCTGGACATCTCGGAGCTGCGCAAGGCCGGCGGCGGCCCGAAGTGCTGCACCCTCGAAATCCGCAAGTGA
- a CDS encoding glycoside hydrolase family 75 protein, producing MRKFVLAAAMLFAGALMPTAFVSASPAAPPPAPAPAIQAGPSAAQLLAKVSSCKQISNGKYRTDEETGKSVPVCDAGGAVFWKADMDIDCDGQRTSQCNENTDCCFLPDTAFPQSDGKPLNAAKLPYIVVPSASGIWNYGKSGLKGGGSCAVIYNGKVVYTVIGDTGPDQIIGEASYATASALGINPDPKNGGTDSGVTYICFKNSVVSPIENHDKATSTGEALATKFVG from the coding sequence ATGCGTAAGTTCGTCCTTGCCGCCGCCATGCTCTTCGCGGGGGCGTTGATGCCCACCGCGTTCGTCTCCGCCAGCCCGGCAGCGCCGCCGCCCGCCCCGGCCCCCGCGATCCAGGCCGGGCCGAGCGCCGCCCAGCTGCTCGCCAAGGTCAGCTCCTGCAAGCAGATCTCGAACGGCAAGTACCGCACCGACGAAGAAACGGGCAAGTCGGTCCCGGTCTGCGACGCGGGCGGCGCGGTGTTCTGGAAGGCCGACATGGACATCGACTGCGACGGCCAGCGCACCAGCCAGTGCAACGAGAACACCGACTGCTGCTTCCTGCCCGACACCGCCTTCCCCCAGTCCGACGGCAAGCCGTTGAACGCCGCGAAACTGCCCTACATCGTGGTGCCGAGTGCCAGCGGGATCTGGAACTACGGCAAGTCGGGGCTCAAGGGCGGCGGCTCGTGCGCGGTGATCTACAACGGCAAGGTCGTCTACACGGTCATCGGGGACACCGGCCCCGACCAGATCATCGGCGAGGCCTCGTACGCGACGGCCAGCGCGCTCGGCATCAACCCCGACCCGAAGAACGGCGGCACCGACTCCGGCGTCACCTACATCTGCTTCAAGAACTCCGTGGTGTCCCCGATCGAAAACCACGACAAGGCCACGAGCACCGGCGAGGCGCTCGCCACCAAGTTCGTCGGCTGA
- a CDS encoding Lrp/AsnC family transcriptional regulator translates to MNSIDQRIISCLVANARSSYADIGKVVGLSAPAVKRRVDRLLETGVLRGFTAVVDPEALGWGTEAFVEVHCQGNVTPARIRARLEPLPEVVAAYTVTGAADAIVHLRAADIHQLETALERLRGLEIIDRTVSTVVLSRMLDRPPTPGT, encoded by the coding sequence GTGAACTCGATCGACCAGCGAATCATTTCGTGCCTCGTCGCGAACGCGCGCTCCAGCTACGCGGATATCGGCAAGGTCGTCGGGCTGTCGGCGCCCGCGGTGAAGCGCCGCGTCGACCGGCTCCTGGAAACCGGGGTGCTCCGCGGCTTCACGGCGGTCGTCGACCCGGAGGCGCTCGGCTGGGGCACCGAGGCCTTCGTCGAGGTGCACTGCCAGGGCAACGTGACCCCGGCGAGGATCAGGGCACGCCTCGAACCGCTGCCGGAGGTCGTCGCCGCGTACACCGTGACCGGCGCCGCGGACGCCATCGTGCACCTGCGCGCCGCCGACATCCACCAGCTCGAAACCGCCCTCGAACGCCTGCGCGGGCTGGAGATCATCGACCGGACGGTGTCCACCGTGGTGCTGTCCCGAATGCTGGACCGCCCGCCAACCCCGGGCACCTGA